In Paraglaciecola sp. T6c, the sequence ATAGGCAAGAGCTGCAGGTACCCAAAGCTTACGTTTTCCGCCTTCTTTCATACCTTTCAAGCCGAGTACCCAACCTTGTATCACACGTTTATTGCTTAACACTACCTGAAAAGGTGCGTTGTTTTTATGGGATGAGTCGAACTCGGTGTCATCTTCCAAGAAGCCGCGATAATGCGCCGTGATAAGCGCACCGCGCTCGGCTGCCTTTCCACTACCTTCGACCAAATCTTCAATTTTTACATCCTGTTGCACGTTTATGACTCGCTCTATATGAAATAAGTGGGATTTTAAAAGACCGGCGTCAGTGAAATAATCAATCGCCAGTTTAGTCATCAATAATAAAGGGAAAATGGATGTAAAAGAAGGGGGCTAGCAAGCGTGCCCAGCTTCACTAGCCATAACAAGTTATTCACTTCAGATTAGTTGCTGGTGGATTACTTAAGATCTAACTCCTGATATTGGCTGGAACTGAGCGTTTTACGCATGGTTTCTCGCTCACCAAACTCTTTATCTGCTTTGCGCTCATTGGTTGACATCATTTCGTCCACTTTCTTTTGAAACGCTTCGTACTCTGCTGTCTTGATATAGTCTTTATATTCAACAACTAAAATAAGGTCAGGTTCACCTTCTCGGGCATGGTTGTTTGCTAGC encodes:
- a CDS encoding FKBP-type peptidyl-prolyl cis-trans isomerase, whose translation is MQQDVKIEDLVEGSGKAAERGALITAHYRGFLEDDTEFDSSHKNNAPFQVVLSNKRVIQGWVLGLKGMKEGGKRKLWVPAALAYGERQIGNMIPPNSDLTFEIELLEVLTRD